One segment of Ricinus communis isolate WT05 ecotype wild-type chromosome 8, ASM1957865v1, whole genome shotgun sequence DNA contains the following:
- the LOC8276150 gene encoding proteasome subunit alpha type-7: protein MARYDRAITVFSPDGHLFQVEYALEAVRKGNAAVGVRGTDVVVLGVEKKSTAKLQDARTVRKIVSLDNHVALVCAGLKADARVLINRARVECQSHRLTVEDPVTVEYITRYIAGLQQKYTQSGGVRPFGLSTLIVGFDPYTGIPSLYQTDPSGAFSAWKANATGRNSNSMREFLEKNYKETSGQETVKLAIRALLEVVESGGKNIEIAVMTKDHGLRQLEEAEIDAIVAEIEAEKAAAEAAKKAPPKEI from the exons ATGGCTCGTTATGATCGTGCAATTACTGTGTTCTCTCCAGACGGACATTTGTTCCAAGTGGAATACGCTCTTGAAGCCGTCCGTAAAGGAAACGCCGCTGTTGGTGTTCGCGGCACGGACGTTGTCGTTTTAGGCGTTGAAAAGAAATCCACCGCTAAACTTCAAGATGCTAG AACGGTGAGGAAGATTGTTTCTTTGGACAATCACGTAGCACTAGTGTGTGCTGGATTGAAAGCTGATGCACGTGTGTTAATCAATAGGGCTCGCGTTGAGTGTCAAAGCCATAGGCTTACTGTTGAGGATCCTGTAACTGTTGAATATATTACACGTTACATTGCTGGTCTACAACAGAAGTATACACAAAGTGGTGGAGTGAGACCATTTGGTCTTTCAACTTTAATTGTTGGTTTTGATCCCTACACTGGTATCCCATCTCTTTATCAGACCGATCCATCAGGGGCATTTTCAGCTTGGAAAGCTAATGCTACTGGGAGAAACTCGAATTCTATGCGAGAGTTTCTTGAGAAGAACTATAAAGAAACTTCTGGACAAGAAACTGTGAAGCTAGCTATTCGTGCTTTACTTGAA GTTGTTGAGAGTGGGGGGAAGAACATAGAAATCGCTGTAATGACAAAAGACCATGGCCTGAGGCAGCTTGAAGAAGCAGAGATTGATGCTATTGTTGCAGAGATAGAAGCAGAGAAAGCAGCGGCAGAGGCTGCAAAGAAGGCTCCACCAAAGGAA